The following nucleotide sequence is from Mycobacterium sp. Z3061.
ATAGAGACCCTCGGGCGTGTTGATACCGATGTTGGGGCCGCCGGGGAAGAAGGGGTCGATATACATCGGCGGGATGCCCTGGATGTAGTCCGGGATCGGGATCGGGTAGCCACTGGCGCCCATGACCAGGGTGACGGCAGCTGCCGGGGCGGCGGCCACGTTGGTCAACAGCGACCGGATCGGCGAAATAGCTGAGTCCAGAGCGCCGGCAACGGCGTTGGCGATTTCGGTCTCCAGGTAGGCAAGGCCACCGCTGGTCAGCGCACGAGCGAACTGCGCGTGGAATTCCGCCGCCTGTCCCAGCACTGCCTGACCCTCGCGGCCGTAGGTGTCAAAGAGATTCGCGATGGCCGCTGATACTTCGTCAGCGGCCGCGGTCGCCAGGCCGATAGTCCCGGCGGCTGCACTCGCGTTGGCGGCGCCGATCGCACCGTGAACGTCCGCCAGGTCCGCCACGGCCGCTGAGATGAGATCCGGCTGCACGGTCAAATACGACATCGACCAATCCTTCGCATCGACGAAATACGCGATGTCGACGGCGCCAACTTGAAGCCCGAATTCCCGCCCGGCGCGGCCGATGCCGGTGAGCCTACATTGACGTCCGCGTCAATGTCGCAGTTCGGCGAGGGAAACTACCACTGCCGCAACGGCATTGCAGGGGCCTAAGCGCCGGTGAGGTCGCCGAGCACGTTGCCGAACGCGTCGGTGATGACCACGAACTCGAAGCCGGCGGCGAGTGTTCCGATCGCGACGTCAGCGGCGATCGGCTTGGCGAACGCATTGACCAAGCCGCCCACCGGATCACCGTTGACGGCCTGCTGAATCCCGTCCAGGAACAGGTTGACGTTGTAGGACGGAGCCGTGGTCAGCAGCGAGTTCACGATGTCCGCGGTCGGCAGCGCGACCGCGTAGGTGTCGGCGGCCGCGCTGGTGATGGCGGTGGTGATATTGGTGTTTGCGGACTTCAGCGCGTCGAAGAAGCTGTTCACCGGGGAGGCGGTCGCACCGGGCAATGCGAACGGCAGCGACAGGCCGCCGCCACCCGAGGGCACCAGGGCTGCCAGGCTGGCCGCCGACGGCAGCGCCGGGGCGCCGATAGCCTTCGTGAAGTTCTGGACACCTTGTCCCGCGAGAGCGATCTGGTCGCCGACGAAGTTCGTCGGGATCGGCGGCAGCGCTTCGAACGGAACGTGTACGTCGGCGTAGCCGGTGGTGTAGCCGTAGTGCGGGTCGCCGTAACCCCAGTTGACCAGGTAGGTCAGGTTGGGCTCGAGCAACGCCGCCAACGGTGTTCCGATCACCGGGATGGCCTTGATCGGCGACAGCAGCGGCAGACCCGGTTGCGTGATCATGTAGTAGTGGTCCCACGTGTTGCCCGGTGATACGGGCTGCTCGATGAGGCTGTAGCCCGGTGGCAGCGCGTTCGGGTTCAGGTCGGGGTAGTCGCCATGCACCGTCTGGATACCGAGGAACGCGTTGAGGTCCGCCAGGAAGTTGATCGGGTACCTGGGGAAGTCGGCGTAGCCGTCGTACTGCAGCGTGTACGTGGTGGTCGGGATGCCCGTGTTGGTCGGGGTGGGGCCGAAGAAGTCCAGGCCGAGGGCCGGCAGCGACAGCCCCGGGAAGCGTGCCAACAGCCCGCCGTTCGGGTTCATCGGGTTGCCCAGCAGGGTGAAGCTGAGCTCGTTCGGACCGGGCAACGTGCCCGCGGCGATCAGGTTGCGCAACTCGAGGGAGGAGAGGATGGCGCTCTGGGAGTAGCCGAGAACGGACACCGATTGTCCGCCGGTGCTGATCAATCCGTTGGGCCCGAACAACGCGTTGTCGAGGATCTCCACGCCACGCTGCGCCGACACGTTGAGGGTCAGGTCCTTGATCGCTGTCAGCGGATACAGGCCTTCCGGAGTGTTCAGCGGCAGCGACGGCGCGCCAGCGAGAAGGTTGTAGCCAGCGGTGATCCAGGGCTTTATGGAGGTCAGGTAGGACGGCGGCGGGATGGGCGTTCCGCTGCCGGCCATGATCAGCGCCGCGTCGTAGGGCCCGTAGGGCGACACCGGAACGGTTGTGATCTTGGTGCCTGGCCCACCCGGGACCGGTGCACCGAACAGCGACTGGACCGGGGCGAGCAATGGCTGCAGGGGAGCGAGCAGAGCCTCGATCGGGGAGGCGGCCGCGCCGAACCCGCCTGCACCGCCCAGAACCTGGGCCGCGTTCGCGATCTCCGCCTCGGCGTAGGTGAGACTGGCCGCGGCCAGGGCGCGGTTGAACTCCGCGTGGAACGCTGCCGCCTGTCCGATGACCTGCTGGTATTCCTGACCGAACGCTCCGAAGAGTTGCGCGGCGGCCGCCGAGATCTCGTCGGCCGCGGCGGCGGCCAGGCCGGTGGTCGGGCCCGCGGCGGCCGCGCTGGCCTCGGTGAGGGCGGTGCGGATTCCGGCCAGGTTCTCGGCGGCGGCGCTGATCAGTTGTGGTTGCGTCGTCAAATACGACATCTGCTAATCCCCTTCACGGCCAGGGCAATTTCAGGTGTCAGACTAGAACGGTCCGGCCGACCGCATTGTGCTTTTAGAAGCTAAATATTTTTGGGACGGTCAGTCTTCAGGGGATCAGGGACTGAATGTCCTGGAGGGTGTTCACGACCGCTTCGGTGAGCACCAGGAACTCCACCGCGCCGGCCACTGTGGCCAGACCAACGTCGGCTGCGATGGGCAGCCCGATCGCGTTGATCAGGTTGCCCTGCGCCAATTGCTGGGTGAACAGCGCCGCGTTGTAGGCGGGCAGCGAGGTCACCACGGACGTGGCGATATCGGCAGTGGGCAACAGGACGGCGTAGTTGGTCGCGGCGATCGATCCCACCGTGTTGGCGATCTGCTGCGGTGTCGGCAGTGCGGCCACCTTGGCCCCGATCTCGGTCGGCGACGGCAGCGCGAATGTCGGAGCAGTCACCGGCTGGCTGGCCATGGCCTGCAGGTCGGCGCTGAAGTGGTTGATGCCCTGCTGGGTTCCGTTGGCGAGGGCGTTGAACACGGTACCCGGGGCGACATCGGGGAACAGTCCGAACGGCGTCGGGAGGTCGGCCGGACTCGTGGAGTAGCCGTAGTTCGGGTCGCCGTAGCCGAGATTGACCAGCACCCTCATGTTCGGCTCGATCAGGTTGGCCAGCGGGTTGCCGATACCGGGTATGGCGCGCAGCGGTTGCAGCAGCGGCAGGTGCTCGGTCGGCAGGATGTAGTAGCTGGTGTTGCCGGTGTAGCCCGGCGACGTCTGCAGCGGTATGGCGGCGTTGATCTGCGCCTGGGTCAGGTTGAGGTATTGCGGGTGAACAAAGACGATGCCGGCGACCGCGTTCAGGTCGGAGATGAGATTGAGCGGGTACTTCGGGAAATCGGCGAAGCCGTCGTACTCGAGCGTGTAATTGCGGACCGGGTAGATGGTGTCCGATGGTGTGGCGCCGTAGAACTCCAGACCCAGGCTCGACATGACCAGACCCGGGAACCGGGACAGGAGACCGCCGTTCGGGTTCATCTCGTTGCCGGTCAGGACGAAGTTCAGCATGTTCGCCGGGGGAGGGGTGGCGCCGAAACTCGACAGACCCGCCGCGAGGTTGCGCATGTACAGCGACGAGATGACGGCGCTTTGTGAGACGCCGAAGACGGTGACCGACTGGTTCAGATCGTGAATCTGGTGGTAGACGGCGTTGTCCATGGTGGTGAGACCGATCTGGACCGATTTGTTGAAGTACAGACTGCGGACGCCGGTCAGCGGGTAAAGCTCTTCGGGTGTGTTCAGCCCTTGCAGTTGTGCAACGGTAGTGCCGATGTAGTTGTTCGCCTTCTGCAGGAACTCCGCCGTGACGATCGGAACGCCGGTGCCGCTGAGAACCAGCGAGATGTCGTTGGGCACCCAGGGGATCGCTGCCGCGGTCGCCGCCTGCGTGGTCGGCGCGAACGCTCCGCCCAGTGCTGCGGCGGCGGCCGTCTCGGCTTGCGCGTAGACCGAACCCGCCGCCGCCAGCGTCCGCTGGAATTCACCGTGGAACGCCTCGAATTGCCTTACCACGTCCTGGTATTCGCGCCCGAACGTGCCGAACAGCTGGGCGATCGCCGCGGACACCTCGTCGCCTGCCGCCGCCAGCAGGCTCGACGTCGGTGTGGCCGCGGCCGCGCTGGCCGCGCTCAGTGCCGCGCCGATCCCTTCGATGTCGGTGGCAGCCGCCACCATCGCCTGTGGCTCCGCCAGCAAAAACGACATACGTGCAGTCCCTTCCCCTCGACCCCCCGCAAGCTTTGCGCAAGCGTAAAGGGGACCTTCCGAAACTGTCTGGCGTTTACGCCATTCGGCCCGAAAGTCAGGGGATGAGGGCGCTGATGTCCTTGATGTTCTCGGAGATCGCCTTGGCGATGACGAGGAATTCGACGATGCCGGCGATGGTGGCCAGTCCGACGTCGGCGGCGAGCGGATATCCGATGGCGTTGATCAGGTTGCCCTGCAGCAGCTCGCTCAGGAAAAGCTGCGAGTCGTACAGCGGCATGGTGGTGGCGAAGGCGAGCGCGGTGTCGGCGGTGGGGAGCAGGACGGCGTAGTCGGTCGAGATGACCGTGGCGGCGGTGTTCACGATCTTCTCCGGCGACGGCAGCGCGGCGAGTGTCGCCATCAGGTCTGCGGGTTGCGGCGGAGTGAAGGACGGGATGGTGATCGGTTGTGCCATCAGCTTCTGCACCTCGGCGGTGAAGTCGTGGATGCCTTGTTGTGTTCCGGCGGTGAGGGCTTCGATGACAGTGCCCGGGCTGACGTCCGGGAACAAACCGAACGGGGTGCGGATGTCCGCGGGACTGGTCGAGTAGCCGTGGTACGGGTCGCCGTAGCCCAGGTTGACGATCACCTTCAGGTCGGGTTCGATCAGGGCGGCCAGCGGGTTGCCGATGACGGAGGTCAGGCGCAGCGGTGCCAGCAGCGGCAGGTTCTCGGTCGGGATCATGTAGTAGTCGGTCACGCCGGTGTAGCCAGGTGAGGTCGTCAGCTTGATGGCGCCGTCGACCTGCGGCACCGTGAGATCCAGATACTTGACGTGCACGGTCGCGATCCCCATCACCGCATTGAGGTCGGAGATGAAGTTGAGCGGATACCGCGGGAAGTCGGCGAAGCCGTCGTACACCTGGGTGTAGATGGCAGTCGGGTAGAGCGTGTCCGACGGTGTCCCGCCATAGAACGACAGACCGAGGGTCGGCAGCGTCAGACCGGGAAAACGCGCCAGCATGCCGCCGTTGGGATTCATCTCATTGCCGACGAGGACGAAGTTGAGCTTCCCCTGGTAGGGCGAACCCATGGCGGCCAGCTTCTGCATTTCCAGCGAGGCGATGATCGCGCTCTGGGAGTAGCCGAAGATGGTGAGGCTGTTTCCGGGAATGGCCAACTGCGCTTGAATCGCGTTGTCCATGATCGTCAGGCCCTCGACGACCGACTGGTTCAGCGTCATGCTCTTCACGCCGGTGATCGGATACAGGTTCTCCGGGGTGTACAGCGGTAGGCGGGCGGTGAGTGTGCGGACATAGAGTTCGTTCGCCTTCTCGACGTACGCCGCTGACGGAATGGGCACACCGGTGGGTCCGACGAACAACGAGGTCAGGTTGGCGGCGAAGGGCGGAATCGCGGCGGCGCTGGCGGCCTCGGTCTGCACATAGGCGTTCGCCGCCGCGGCCAGGGTCTGCTGGAAGCTGGTCTGGAATGCCTCGACCTGCCCGACGAGTGCCTGGAACTCCTGCCCGTGACTGCCGAACAGATTCGCGATGGCTGCCGAGACCTCGTCGGCGGCCGCGGCCAGCAGGCCGGTGGTCGGCGCTGCCGCGGCCGCGCTCGCGGCGCTGACCGTCGAACCGATGTTTCCGATGTCCGTGACTGCTGTCGTGATGACCTCCGGCGCGACAAGCAGATTCGTCATGGGCGTCTCTTCCCCCGTCGAAGACCGTGGTCTCGGTCAGATTGGCCGCCAGCGTATGACGAGGCCGCCGAATCTGTCCGGGTTTTGGCGCTATCGGGGAGCGCCGAGACTTACGGGATCAGTGCCCGGATGTCGCTGATGTTCTGTGAGATCGCCTTCGAGATGACCAGGAACTGGACGATGCCGGCAATCGTCACCAGACCGACATCGGCCGCGATGGGATATCCGATCGCGTTGACGATGTTGCCCTGCACCAGTTGCTCCAGGAAGAGCTGGGAGTCGTACAGGGGCAGCGAGGTCGCAAAGGCCAGCGCCGTATCGGCGGCCGGGAGCAGCACGGCGTAGTCGGTCGAGATGACCGTGGCGGCGGTGTTCACGACCTTCTCCGGTGACGGCAGGTTCGACAACGTGGCAATGAGGTCGGCGGGCTGCGGGGGCGTGAATGTCGGGAACTCGATCGGCTGCGCGGCCAGGGCCTGCAGTTCGGTGTGGAAGTCCTGGATCCCCTGGCGGGTTCCGTTGGCGAAAGCGTCGATCAGGGTGCTGGGACTGACGTCCGGGAAGAGCCCGAACGGGGTCTGCACGTCGGCGTAGCTGGTCGAATAACCGTAGTTGGGGTCGCCGTAACCCAGATTGACGATCACTTCCAGGTTCGGTTCGATCAGGGCGGCGAGCGGGTTCCCGATCACCGGTATCGCGCGTAGCGGCATGAGCAGCGGTAGTTCCTCGGTGGGAATCATGTAGTAGTAGGTCTTGCCGCCGTTCTCGTAATAGCCGGGCGAAGTGGGTAGTTGAACGGCGCTGTTGACTTGAGCGGCAGTCAGACTCAGGTACTTCGTGTGCACCGTGGCGATGCCCACCACCGCGTTGAGGTCGGAGATGAAGTTGAGCGGATACCGCGGGAAGTCGGCGAAGCCGTCGTACTCCTGGGTGTAGATGGCCACGTCGTAGGGCGTGTTCGACGGTGTCGCTCCGTAGAAGTCGAGACCCAGCGTCGGCAGGGTCAGGTTCGGGAAGCGGGCCAGCATGCCGCCGTTGGGGTTCATCTCGTTGCCGACCAGGACGAAGTTGAGGTCCGCCGGCGAGATCGGGAAACCCTGCGCCGCAAGCTGTTGCATGTACAGCGAGGAGATGATTGCGCTCTGCGAGTAGCCGAAAACGGTCACCGGGCCGTTTGTTATCTGATTCTGGATGTAGTTGCCCAGGATCGTCAGACCCTCGGAAACTGATTGGTTCAGCGTCAGGCTTTTGACGCCGGTGATCGGGTACAGCTCTTCGGGCGTGTAGAGGATCGGCAGGGCCTGGTTCGGGTTGTTCGCATGCACGTAAAGGAGATTCGCCAGAGTGGCGTATTCCGGCGGCGGTATCGGCACCCCGGTGGGGCCGATGAACACCGCGGTCGGAAATGTGCTGAAGGGCGGATTGGTGACCGGGAACGCCGGCGGTGGGGGTGTGAACGCCGCGGCGGCGGGCAGACCCAGGGCCCCTTGCAGGGCGGCGGCGGCCGCGGTCTCGGTGTGGGCATAGGCATTCGCCGCCGCTGCGAGGCTCTGCTGGAACTGCTCGTGATACGCCTCCACCTGGCCGATCACCGCCTGAAATTCCTGGCCGTGCGTGCCGAAGAAATTCGCGACGGCCGCGGATACCTCGTCCGCGGCGGCGGCCAGGAGGCCCGAGGTCGGTGCGGCCGCGGCCGCGCCTGCCGCCCGCACCGTTGAACCGATGCTCTCGATGTCCGTGGCGACCGATGTGATGATCTCCGGCTGTACCAACATAGACGTCATTTGCCCACCCCATCCCCCTGTGACCGCAAAAACGGTCAGTTCCCGAAGTCAGGGTATGACGCCGACGCTATGCCTGTCAGGAGTTCCCGTTCTTTGACAATCGCCTAATAGCGCATGCCGCAATACATTTGAGAATCATTGGAATTCGACGACTAACGCTTCCCGCGAAGCTCGTGCGACGTCCTAACCCACCGTGCGGGAATTCCGCTGGGAAGCCAAAGGTTCTGCGTCCAATAGCGACCGGGCCGACGGCGGGTCCCTCGATCGGGGCCGCACCGACCGGTGCGGTGTGTGCGACTTCGGAACTGGTGCAAGGGAATAGATCGACCAACACGTCGAAGGCCGAGTCCGGCTACAAGCCGATGCTCTGCAGGTCCTGAGCGATGTCCGCGGCGGCCTCCACCACCGCGATGAACTCGATCATGCCGCCCAGCGCGGCCAGCCCGGCGGTGGCGGCGAGCGGAAGTTCGATTGCGGCCCTGAGGTTGCCCTGGGCGAGCTGGCTCACGAACAGCGTGAAGTCGTACGCGGGCATGGTGGTGGCAAACGCGGTGAGCAGGTCTGCCGTCGGGAGCAGCACCGAGTAGCCGGTGGAGACCACCGATGCGAACGTGTTGGCGATGTTGACCGGCGTCGGCGGTAGGACCGGCGGCGTCGGTGGTGCGTAAGCCTGAATGAGTGGCGGGAACCCGGGCGGTTGAATTACCGGGGCCGTGGTCAGCGCGTGCGGTGCAATGGCGAGGAAGTCGTTGATGCCCTGCTGGGTCCCCCGGACCAGAGCGTCCGCGACGACGCCCGGCGGGACTTCCGGGAACAGCCCGAACGGCGTAGGCACGTCGGCGTAGCCCGTCGAGTATCCGTAGTTGGGGTCGCCGTAGCCGAGGTTCACGATCACCTTCAGGTTCGGCTGTACCAGCGCCGCAAGAGGTTCGCCGATGACGGGGATGGCGCGCACCGGGTCCAGCAGCGGAAGATTCGGGTGATCGATGATGAACCACCTGTTGCTCGTCGCGCCGGTGGTCGGCAACGGAGTGGCCGACTGGACTTGCGCGGGCGTGAGGTCGGCGTAAGTCGTGTGGACCGTGATGATGCCGAAGACGGCATTGATGTCCGACACGATATTGAGCGGGTACCGGGGGAAGTCGGCGAAGCCGTCGTACTGGAGCGTGTAAGTCGTTGTGGGATAAGGGGTATTGGGCATCGCGCCGTAGAACGGCAGACCCACGGTCGAGATGTCCAGGCCGGGGATGCGGGCCAGTATGCCCCCGTTGGGGTTCATCTCGTTGCCGGTGAGGATGAAACTGAGCTGACTGGGGAGTGGGGCGTTGGGTCCCAGCGAAGCGTAATGCCCCATCAGCAGCGACGAGATGACCGCACTCTGCGAGTAGCCGAAAACGGTGACGTGGTTGCCGGCGTGGATCTGATCCCAGACCGCGGTGTCGAGGATCTGTAGGCCCTGTTGCACCGAAGAGGCGAAGATCAACGAGCGCACGCCGGTGATCGGATACAGCTGCTCGGGAGTGACCAGCGATGTCAGAGTCGCGCCCATCGCATTGGGCTGGATGAAGAGTTTGTTGACAGCATCGAGGTAGGTCGGCCCGGGAATCGGAGTTCCGGTGCCGCCCATGGCAATTGCGATATTGTCGTTGAACACCGGCGGCAGGACGGGCGGCGCGGTCGGCTGGAAGAGCCCGCCCGTCACGCTCTGCCGAAGCTGGGCGGTGTTGATCGCCTCGGCGTTGACGTAGTAGTCGATCGTGGAGCTCAGGTTCTGAATCAGACCCTGGTACAGGGGCCCGAGCTTGGCGCTCACCGATTGGAATTCCCGGCCGAACCCACCGAAGAAGTCGGCGATCGCCGTCGACACCTCGTCGGCCGCCGCGGTCATCAGCGTGGTCGTGGGAGCTGCCGCGGCCGCGGCAGCCTCACCGATCGCCGTGCCGAGCCCGGACAACTCCGTCGCGGCGGCTGCCAATGCCGGCGGCTGCGCGAATACGTAAGACACCCTGGTGAGGGTAGAGCGGTGGCGCCACGATGTCTGGCCTTTGGCCCGACTCATAGAGCTTTGCCCGGATCAGCCCAAGAGAGCCTCTCGCAACCGGGTCACATCCGTCCCGGTGATGCCGGCGTCGCGCAGGTAGGCGTCCAGCGATCCGAACGACTCGTCGATCGTTTGCCATGCCGCCCAGAGGTATTCGGCGCGGACACCGAGAACTCCGTCGGACAGCCGCGCCTTGGTGAAGGTGACCACCTCGGGGGTCAGCTCGACGTCGGAGCGCTGCGCGATCATCTCGGCGATCTGTTGGCGCAGCTGCGGTACGGCTTCGTTGCTGCGCAGGTAGTCGGCGACGATGAGGTCGCGGTCCAGCCCGGCGGCTTCCAGGACTGTCGCGACCACGAAACCGGTACGGTCCTTGCCGGCAAAACAGTGGGTGAGCACCGGGCGACCGGCGGCCAGCAACGTGAAGACCCGGCGTACCGCGCGTTGGGCCCCGTTGCGAGTGGGGAATTCGCGGTACTCCTCGGTCATGTAGCGGATCGCGTTGGCTTCGATAGCTTCGTCGGACTCGTCGGCATCGCCTTCGGTCATCAATCGCCTGAACGCACTTTCGTGCGGGGCTTCATTGTTGTCGGAGTCATCGGCAGCGGGCTGGTCGTCGGCGAGGTCCGGGAATGGCAACAGATGGATGTCGACGCCGTCGGGCACCCGACCCGGGCCGCGCCGGCTGACCTCGCGGGTCGAGCGCAGGTCGGCGACGTCGGTGATGCCCAACCGGCGCAACACCTCCCGTCCGTCGTCGTCCAGTCCGCTCAGCTCACTGGACCGGTACAGCCGTCCGGGCCGAAGTGCCGCCGTCTGATCGGCGACATCGCGAAAGTTCCACGCCCCGGGCAGTTCCCGGGATGTCTCAGCCATGACTGGTGACCGCCGCGGCCAGGGCTGACTGCTCGCGGCCCAGCTCGGTGCGCGCGATGGTCCGCAGGTGCACCTCGTCGGGGCCGTCGAAGATACGCATCGCGCGGTGCCAGCCGTAGAGCCGGGCCAACACCGTGTCGTCGCTGACGCCGGCGGCGCCGTGTACCTGGATCGCGCGGTCGATGACGTCACACGCCACCTGCGGTGCTACCGCCTTGATCTGCGAGACCAGCAGATGCGCGGCCTTGTTGCCGTGCTTGTCGATGGTCCACGCCGCCTTTTCGCACAGCAGCCTGGCCTGGTCGATCTCGTTGCGGGACTTGGCAACCGCGTGTTGCACCAGTCCCTGGTCGGCGAGCGGGCGGCCGAACGCGATGCGGTTGTTGGCCCGGGCGACCATCAGCGCGAGCGCGCGTTCGGCTCCGCCGAGCGCGCGCATGCAGTGGTGGATGCGGCCCGGCCCGAGTCGTGCCTGAGCGATGGCGAAGCCGGCGCCCTCCTCGCCGAGCAGGTTGGTGGCCGGCACCCGCACGTTGTCGTAGACGATCTCGCAGTGGCCGTGCTGGTCCTGCCAGCCGAACACCGGCGTGGAGCGCACGACCGTCACTCCCGGGGTGTCCATCGGCACCAGGATCATGGACTGCTGCTGGTGGCTGGCCGCCTCGGGATTTGTGCGGCCCATGACGATGAGGATCTTGCAGCGTGGATCCGCCGCGCCTGACGTCCACCACTTGCGGCCGTTGATCACGTAGTCGGCGCCGTCGCGCACGATCGAGGTTTCGATGTTGCGCGCGTCGCTGCTGGCGACCGCGGGCTCGGTCATCGAGAACGCGCTGCGGATCTCCCCGTTCAGCAGCGGCTCGAGCCACTGCTTGCGCTGGGGTTCGGTGGCGAACAGGTGCAGGGTCTCCATGTTCCCGGTGTCCGGGGCCGCGCAGTTGAGCGCCTCCGGAGCGATCTCGAGACTCCAGCCGGTCAGTTCCGCCAGCGGCGCATACTCCAGGTTGGTCAGACCGGACTCGGCCGGCAGGAACAGGTTCCACAGGCCGCGTTCCCTGGCCTTGACCTTCAGGTCTTCGATGACCGGCGGGACCGTGAAGTCGCCGGGCCCGGCTTCGTGGCGGTACTTGTCGTAGTCGGCCTCTGCCGGAAAGACGTGTTCGGTCATGAAGTCGGACAGTCGTTTGTGGTAATCGCTGGCTTTGGCCGACATTGCGAAGTCCATGACCGCCACGATAGGACACCTGTCACCACCCCCCGCGAGCAGACGCAGAATCGCATGCAAGAGCACGGATTTGTGCGATTTTGTGTCTGCTCGCGGGTTGGATGGCCGGCGGGTTAAATGATGTGATGCGCCCCCCGCTTCCGCCGTTCAGCCTCGAGACAGCGCTGCAGAAAGTTCAGGCCGCCGAAGACGCCTGGAACACCTGTGATCCCGAGCGGGTGAGCCTGGCCTACACGGTCGACTCGCAGTGGCGGAACCGCGGCGAGCACATCGTCGGCCGGGCCGAGATCGTTGCCTTCCTGACCCGCAAGTGGCAACGCGAACTCGACTACTCGCTACGCAAAGGTCTGTGGAGCTTCACCGACAACCGGATTGCGGTGCGCTTCCAGTACGAGTGCCACGACCCGAGCGGCCAGTGGTACCGCAGCTACGGCAACGAACTGTGGGAATTCAGCGCGGACGGGCTGATGGCGCGCCGTGAAGCCAGCATCAACGATGTCGCGATCAATGAATCCGACCGCAGGCTGTTCGGGCCCCGCCCCGCGTCGGAGCACGGCGCGGACTTCCCGCTGTGGTGATCCGTTCTCAGACCGGCGGGTAGCTGGGCGGCGGATATCCGTTTCCGGACTCCACGCCGCGCAGGCCCCAGGTGAGATAGCTGAAGAAAAACTCGATCTCGTCGCTTCCGTCGTAGTCAGGACTCGGGTCCATCACTCCACCTCTCGACTGCCGATCGACTCCCCCATTGCGTCTGTTTCGCGAGTCTAGTCCTATCCGCGTCGGTGCGACAGGCGCGGTCCTGCCTAAACTGTCCAACTAGTTGATTGATAATCAGTCAGGTGGGGGGTCGTCCGCGCCCCTACCGGCAGTGACGAGGGTGAGTAGAGATGGCATCCGGAAGTGGCCTGACCCGCCGTGAGGAGTTGCTGGCCGTCGCCACCAAGCTGTTCGCCGCCCGCGGCTATCACGGCACCCGGATGGACGACGTCGCCGACGTGATCGGGCTGAACAAGGCCACGGTCTACCACTATTACGCGAGCAAAGCGCTGATCCTGTTCGACATCTACCGCCAGGCCGCCGAGGGAACGCTGGCCGCCGTCCACGACGACCCGTCCTGGACGGCGCGCGAGGCGCTGTACCAGTACACCGTCCGCCTGCTGACCGGCATCGCCGGCAATCCCGAACGCGCCGCCGTGTACTTCCAGGAGCAGCCTTACATCACCGAGTGGTTCACCTCCGAACAGGTGGCCGAAGTTCGGGAGAAGGAAGCTCAGGTCTACGAGCACGTGCACGGCCTGATCGACCGCGGGATCGCCAGCGGCGAGTTCTACGAGTGCGACTCGCACGTGCTGGCGCTGGGCTACATCGGAATGACGCTGGGCAGCTACCGGTGGCTACGGCCCAGTGGTCGGCGCTCGGCCAAGGAGATCGCGGCCGAGTTCAGCACCGCGCTGCTGCGTGGGCTGATTCGCGATGAGGCGATCCGCACCACCGCTCCGCTGGGTCCCTGACGGGTCAGTTGAAGATCGGCGGGATGATGTGCAGCACATCGCCCAGGACGCCGCTGAGCACGGACAGCGCGGTCACCGGCGGCTGGCTGAATTGCGGGCCGAAGTAGAAATTCAGTCCGGGATTGGTCGAGGGAACCCACGGGTACGCGTCCGGGAAGTACTCCGGTCCCCAGAGTCCGGCCTGGACGCCTATTTCCACCGCGGCGCCGTAGGGCGCCTGCAGCAGTCCCTGACCGAGGTAGTAGGCGACGGTGAACGGGTTGGGAATGTTGATCAGCCCGGCCGGGGTGGGTAGATCGGCGTAGCCGTAGTTGTAGCCGAGGTCGACCATCACCCGCAGCGGCGGCTGGATGAGGTCGGCAAGCACCGGTCCGGCGTAGGG
It contains:
- a CDS encoding PE-PPE domain-containing protein — its product is MSYLTTQPQLISAAAENLAGIRTALTEASAAAAGPTTGLAAAAADEISAAAAQLFGAFGQEYQQVIGQAAAFHAEFNRALAAASLTYAEAEIANAAQVLGGAGGFGAAASPIEALLAPLQPLLAPVQSLFGAPVPGGPGTKITTVPVSPYGPYDAALIMAGSGTPIPPPSYLTSIKPWITAGYNLLAGAPSLPLNTPEGLYPLTAIKDLTLNVSAQRGVEILDNALFGPNGLISTGGQSVSVLGYSQSAILSSLELRNLIAAGTLPGPNELSFTLLGNPMNPNGGLLARFPGLSLPALGLDFFGPTPTNTGIPTTTYTLQYDGYADFPRYPINFLADLNAFLGIQTVHGDYPDLNPNALPPGYSLIEQPVSPGNTWDHYYMITQPGLPLLSPIKAIPVIGTPLAALLEPNLTYLVNWGYGDPHYGYTTGYADVHVPFEALPPIPTNFVGDQIALAGQGVQNFTKAIGAPALPSAASLAALVPSGGGGLSLPFALPGATASPVNSFFDALKSANTNITTAITSAAADTYAVALPTADIVNSLLTTAPSYNVNLFLDGIQQAVNGDPVGGLVNAFAKPIAADVAIGTLAAGFEFVVITDAFGNVLGDLTGA
- a CDS encoding PE-PPE domain-containing protein, producing MSFLLAEPQAMVAAATDIEGIGAALSAASAAAATPTSSLLAAAGDEVSAAIAQLFGTFGREYQDVVRQFEAFHGEFQRTLAAAGSVYAQAETAAAAALGGAFAPTTQAATAAAIPWVPNDISLVLSGTGVPIVTAEFLQKANNYIGTTVAQLQGLNTPEELYPLTGVRSLYFNKSVQIGLTTMDNAVYHQIHDLNQSVTVFGVSQSAVISSLYMRNLAAGLSSFGATPPPANMLNFVLTGNEMNPNGGLLSRFPGLVMSSLGLEFYGATPSDTIYPVRNYTLEYDGFADFPKYPLNLISDLNAVAGIVFVHPQYLNLTQAQINAAIPLQTSPGYTGNTSYYILPTEHLPLLQPLRAIPGIGNPLANLIEPNMRVLVNLGYGDPNYGYSTSPADLPTPFGLFPDVAPGTVFNALANGTQQGINHFSADLQAMASQPVTAPTFALPSPTEIGAKVAALPTPQQIANTVGSIAATNYAVLLPTADIATSVVTSLPAYNAALFTQQLAQGNLINAIGLPIAADVGLATVAGAVEFLVLTEAVVNTLQDIQSLIP
- a CDS encoding PE-PPE domain-containing protein, with protein sequence MTNLLVAPEVITTAVTDIGNIGSTVSAASAAAAAPTTGLLAAAADEVSAAIANLFGSHGQEFQALVGQVEAFQTSFQQTLAAAANAYVQTEAASAAAIPPFAANLTSLFVGPTGVPIPSAAYVEKANELYVRTLTARLPLYTPENLYPITGVKSMTLNQSVVEGLTIMDNAIQAQLAIPGNSLTIFGYSQSAIIASLEMQKLAAMGSPYQGKLNFVLVGNEMNPNGGMLARFPGLTLPTLGLSFYGGTPSDTLYPTAIYTQVYDGFADFPRYPLNFISDLNAVMGIATVHVKYLDLTVPQVDGAIKLTTSPGYTGVTDYYMIPTENLPLLAPLRLTSVIGNPLAALIEPDLKVIVNLGYGDPYHGYSTSPADIRTPFGLFPDVSPGTVIEALTAGTQQGIHDFTAEVQKLMAQPITIPSFTPPQPADLMATLAALPSPEKIVNTAATVISTDYAVLLPTADTALAFATTMPLYDSQLFLSELLQGNLINAIGYPLAADVGLATIAGIVEFLVIAKAISENIKDISALIP